From the Prunus dulcis chromosome 4, ALMONDv2, whole genome shotgun sequence genome, one window contains:
- the LOC117624410 gene encoding pyruvate decarboxylase 1 encodes MEGFRPANSTGTLGRHLARRLVEIGVHDVFSVPGDFNLTLLDHLLAEPGLNLIGCCNELNAGYAADGYARARGVGACVVTFTVGGLSVLNAIAGACSENLPVICIVGGPNSNDYGTNRILHHTIGLPDFSQELRCFQTVTCHQAVVNNLEDAHELIDTAISTALKESKPVYISIGCNLSAIPHPTFARDPVPFFLAPKVSNQLGLEAAVEATAAFLNKAVKPVIIGGPKLRVKKARQAFVELADASGYPIAVMPSGKGLVPEHHPHFIGTYWGAVSSSFCGEIVESADAYVFVGPIFNDYSSVGYSLLIKKEKAIIVEPNRVTIGDGPSFGWVFMADFLSALAEKLKKNSTAVENYHRIFVPPGIPLKSERDEPLRVNVLFKHIQEIITGDSAIIAETGDSWFNCQKLRLPENCGYEFQMQYGSIGWSVGATLGYAQGAKDKRVIAFIGDGSFQVTAQDISTMIRCGQNTIIFLINNGGYTIEVEIHDGPYNVIKNWNYTGLVDAIHNGEGKCWTTKVRTEEDLTEAIAKATGEHKDSLCFIEVFVHKDDTSKELLEWGSRVSAANSRPPNPQ; translated from the exons ATGGAAGGGTTCCGACCCGCCAACTCAACCGGCACCCTGGGCCGCCACCTGGCTCGGCGGCTTGTCGAGATCGGCGTCCACGACGTCTTCTCCGTCCCCGGCGACTTCAACTTAACCCTCCTCGACCACCTACTTGCCGAGCCCGGCCTCAACCTCATCGGCTGCTGCAACGAGCTCAACGCCGGCTACGCCGCCGACGGCTACGCGCGTGCCAGGGGCGTCGGCGCGTGCGTCGTCACCTTTACAGTCGGCGGGCTCAGCGTCTTGAACGCCATTGCCGGTGCGTGCAGTGAGAACTTGCCGGTCATTTGCATAGTCGGTGGGCCGAACTCCAACGACTACGGCACGAATCGGATCCTCCACCACACAATCGGGTTACCCGATTTCTCTCAGGAGCTCCGCTGCTTTCAAACCGTCACCTGCCACCAG GCCGTGGTGAACAATTTGGAAGATGCACATGAGCTAATTGACACAGCAATCTCAACAGCATTGAAAGAAAGCAAGCCTGTATATATCAGCATAGGCTGTAATTTGTCCGCAATTCCTCACCCCACATTTGCTAGAGACCCAGTCCCCTTCTTCCTTGCTCCAAAAGTAAGCAACCAGCTAGGGTTAGAGGCAGCAGTTGAAGCCACTGCTGCTTTTCTAAACAAGGCTGTGAAGCCTGTGATTATAGGTGGACCCAAATTAAGAGTGAAAAAGGCACGGCAGGCCTTTGTGGAGCTTGCAGATGCTAGTGGCTACCCAATTGCTGTTATGCCATCTGGTAAGGGGCTGGTGCCTGAGCACCACCCACATTTCATTGGGACCTATTGGGGTGCTGTGAGCTCTAGCTTCTGTGGTGAGATTGTGGAGTCTGCTGatgcttatgtttttgtgggtCCTATTTTCAATGATTATAGCTCTGTTGGGTACTCCTTGCTCATCAAGAAGGAGAAAGCGATTATTGTGGAGCCGAACCGTGTGACCATTGGTGATGGTCCATCGTTTGGCTGGGTTTTCATGGCTGACTTCTTAAGTGCATTGGCTGAGAAGCTGAAGAAAAACAGTACTGCTGTTGAAAATTACCATCGGATCTTCGTTCCCCCTGGCATCCCTCTAAAGAGTGAGAGGGATGAACCTCTGAGAGTCAATGTTCTCTTTAAGCATATTCAG GAGATTATCACTGGAGACTCTGCTATAATTGCGGAAACTGGAGACTCATGGTTCAATTGTCAGAAGCTCCGCCTCCCTGAGAATTGTGG GTATGAATTCCAGATGCAATATGGATCTATTGGATGGTCAGTGGGCGCCACTCTTGGCTATGCTCAGGGTGCCAAAGATAAACGTGTCATTGCTTTCATTGGTGATGGGAGTTTCCAG GTAACTGCCCAGGACATTTCAACAATGATCCGATGTGGGCAAAACACCATTATATTTCTTATCAACAATGGAGGCTATACAATCGAAGTAGAGATTCATGACGGTCCATACAATGTGATTAAGAACTGGAACTACACTGGTCTTGTTGATGCCATCCACAATGGCGAAGGAAAATGCTGGACTACCAAG GTACGCACGGAGGAGGATTTAACAGAAGCAATCGCGAAAGCAACAGGGGAGCACAAGGATAGTTTATGCTTCATTGAAGTTTTTGTGCACAAGGACGACACTAGCAAAGAGCTGCTGGAATGGGGATCCCGAGTTTCAGCCGCCAACAGTCGGCCACCAAATCCTCAGTAG
- the LOC117623862 gene encoding pentatricopeptide repeat-containing protein At1g28690, mitochondrial has product MFFSPQNHTTLVPPSYVASPIATTLASSLQHYINSENPSHGQKIHTHILKTGFRPNINVSIKLLILHLKCGSLKYARQVFDELPAQTLSAYNYLIGGYLKRGKVEESLNLVRRLVLSGEKPDGYTFSMVLKASTCAGNAAFPWSLGVVHAQIIKSDVEPDDVLYTVLVDSYIKNGKVGYARTVFDTMLEKNVVCSTSMISGYMNQGSVEDAEDIFRRTVEKDVVVFNAMIEGYSKSTEYAWRSLEVYVDMQRLNFRPNISTFASVIGACSVLAAFEVGQQVQSQLMKTELFWDIKMGSALIDMYSKCGRIEDARIIFDHMPRKNVFSWTSMIDGYGKNGYPDEALELFSIMQREHQLEPNFVTFLSALSACGHAGLVDKGHEIFESMNRDYLLKPRMEHYACMVDLLGRAGSLHQAWELAMGMPEKPNSDVWAALLSSSTLHGDVEMASIAAKELFKLNPDGRPGAYVAFSNTLAAAGKWDNVSELREKMKVRGISKDIACSWVGTDSG; this is encoded by the coding sequence ATGTTCTTCTCACCCCAAAACCATACGACGCTTGTCCCGCCAAGCTATGTTGCTTCCCCAATTGCCACCACTCTAGCCTCTTCTCTGCAGCACTACATCAATTCAGAAAACCCTTCCCATGGCCAAAAGATTCATACCCATATTCTCAAAACTGGATTCAGACCTAATATCAATGTTTCCATTAAACTGCTTATACTGCATCTGAAATGCGGTTCACTGAAATATGCGCGCCAAGTGTTTGATGAATTGCCTGCACAAACTCTGTCTGCTTATAATTATTTGATTGGTGGATACCTCAAACGCGGGAAAGTTGAAGAATCGCTTAACTTGGTTCGCAGACTTGTTTTATCTGGTGAAAAGCCTGATGGGTATACGTTTTCTATGGTCTTGAAAGCCTCTACTTGTGCTGGTAATGCAGCATTTCCATGGAGTTTAGGAGTGGTGCATGCCCAGATAATAAAATCAGATGTTGAGCCTGATGATGTTCTTTATACTGTGCTTGTTGACTCTTACATTAAGAATGGGAAGGTTGGCTATGCGAGGACTGTGTTTGATACGATGTTGGAAAAGAATGTTGTATGTTCAACATCGATGATTTCCGGGTATATGAATCAAGGCTCTGTGGAAGATGCTGAAGATATATTCAGGAGAACGGTTGAAAAAGATGTTGTGGTATTTAACGCAATGATTGAAGGTTATAGCAAATCAACTGAATATGCTTGGAGATCACTTGAAGTTTACGTTGACATGCAAAGGTTGAATTTCCGACCTAATATCTCCACGTTTGCTAGTGTTATTGGAGCTTGCTCGGTGTTGGCAGCATTTGAAGTTGGCCAGCAAGTCCAAAGTCAACTTATGAAGACCGAATTATTTTGGGATATAAAGATGGGAAGTGCTCTTATAGACATGTATTCAAAATGTGGAAGAATTGAGGATGCACGGATAATTTTTGACCACATGCCTCGAAAAAATGTATTTTCGTGGACTTCAATGATCGATGGCTATGGGAAGAATGGATATCCTGATGAAGCACTTGAGCTCTTTAGTATAATGCAAAGAGAACACCAACTTGAACCCAATTTTGTCACATTCCTCAGTGCTTTATCAGCTTGTGGACATGCTGGTCTGGTTGACAAGGGCCATGAGATATTTGAAAGCATGAATAGGGACTACTTACTAAAACCAAGAATGGAGCATTATGCTTGCATGGTTGATCTCTTGGGGCGCGCAGGAAGTTTGCATCAAGCATGGGAGCTGGCAATGGGGATGCCTGAGAAGCCCAACTCTGATGTTTGGGCTGCTCTTCTTAGTTCAAGTACTCTACATGGTGATGTTGAGATGGCAAGTATAGCTGCCAAGGAACTTTTTAAGTTGAATCCGGATGGTCGGCCAGGTGCATATGTTGCATTCTCTAATACTTTGGCAGCCGCTGGGAAATGGGACAATGTAAGTGAGCTTAGAGAGAAAATGAAGGTGAGAGGAATATCTAAAGACATCGCCTGCAGTTGGGTTGGTACTGATAGTGGTTGA
- the LOC117623863 gene encoding signaling peptide TAXIMIN 1-like, which yields MSCCCGDDCECRPLGFLIGLPFAFISLLLSVVGVFIWIVGLALTCICPCCLCVTIVVELALGLIKAPFSVMKWFTSKIPC from the exons atGAGCTGCTGTTGCGGAGATGATTGCGAATGCAGGCCTTTGGGGTTTTTAATTGGCCTGCCCTTTGCCTTcatctctcttctcctctccGTTGTGGGTGTGTTCATCTGGATTGTCGG GTTGGCGTTGACGTGCATATGTCCATGCTGCTTGTGCGTGACGATCGTAGTTGAGCTTGCACTGGGGTTGATCAAGGCTCCCTTTTCGGTCATGAAGTGGTTCACATCTAAGATTCCTTGTTAG
- the LOC117624411 gene encoding malate dehydrogenase, mitochondrial-like isoform X1 — translation MSATVSMLRSAPRTAVRSYSSSSQPQRKVTILGAAGGIGQPLSLLMKLNPLVSSLSLYDIAGTPGVATDVSHVNTLAQVLGFAGEEQLGKALEGSDLVIIPAGVPRKPGMTRDDLFNINAGIVKSLSAAIAKFCPNALVNMISNPVNSTVPIAAEVFKKAGMFNEKKLFGVTTLDVVRAKTFYAGKANAEASEVDVPVVGGHAGTTILPLFSQVTLKSKTLSDEEIKALTKRTQDGGTEVVEAKAGKGSATLSMAYAGAIFADACLKGLNGVPDVVECSFVQSSVTELPFFASKVRLGKNGVEEVLGLGPLSDHENQGLQSLIPELKASMEKGIKFAKES, via the exons ATGAGTGCCACTGTGAGCATGTTGAGGTCTGCTCCCAGAACAGCCGTCCGATCGTACTCATCATCATCTCAGCCGCAGCGCAAAGTCACCATTTTGGGAGCCGCCGGAGGCATAGGCCAGCCATTGTCGCTCCTCATGAAGCTCAACCCTCTCGTCTCCTCCCTCTCCCTGTACGACATAGCCGGCACTCCCGGCGTCGCTACCGACGTCAGCCACGTCAACACCCTCGCTCAGGTCTTGGGGTTCGCTGGCGAAGAGCAGCTCGGCAAAGCGCTTGAGGGATCTGACCTCGTCATCATCCCGGCCGGCGTTCCCAGAAAGCCCGGAATGACGCGCGATGATCTATTCAACATCAATGCAGGCATCGTCAAGTCTTTGAGCGCTGCCATTGCCAAGTTCTGTCCCAAT GCGTTGGTTAATATGATTAGCAATCCGGTGAATTCAACAGTCCCGATTGCGGCGGAGGTGTTCAAGAAGGCAGGGATGTTCAATGAGAAGAAGCTGTTTGGGGTGACAACGCTTGATGTCGTCAGGGCTAAAACTTTCTATGCTGGCAAAGCTAACGCTGAGGCCTCTg AAGTTGATGTTCCTGTAGTTGGTGGTCATGCTGGAACAACTATCCTTCCCTTGTTTTCTCAA GTGACCCTAAAGTCGAAGACTTTGTCGGATGAAGAGATCAAAGCTCTTACCAAGAGAACACAAGATGGAGGGACAGAGGTTGTTGAAGCAAAGGCTGGAAAAGGATCTGCTACTCTATCAATGGC CTATGCCGGGGCAATTTTCGCCGATGCTTGCTTGAAGGGTCTAAACGGGGTTCCAGATGTTGTTGAATGCTCTTTTGTGCAATCAAGTGTTACAGAATTGCCTTTCTTTGCCTCTAAG GTAAGGCTAGGAAAGAATGGCGTGGAGGAAGTTCTTGGATTGGGACCTTTGTCGGACCACGAGAACCAAGGCCTACAAAGTCTAATACCTGAGCTTAAAGCCTCTATGGAGAAGGGAATAAAGTTTGCTAAAGAAAGTTAG
- the LOC117624411 gene encoding malate dehydrogenase, mitochondrial-like isoform X2 — MSATVSMLRSAPRTAVRSYSSSSQPQRKVTILGAAGGIGQPLSLLMKLNPLVSSLSLYDIAGTPGVATDVSHVNTLAQVLGFAGEEQLGKALEGSDLVIIPAGVPRKPGMTRDDLFNINAGIVKSLSAAIAKFCPNALVNMISNPVNSTVPIAAEVFKKAGMFNEKKLFGVTTLDVVRAKTFYAGKANAEASEVDVPVVGGHAGTTILPLFSQVTLKSKTLSDEEIKALTKRTQDGGTEVVEAKAGKGSATLSMAYAGAIFADACLKGLNGVPDVVECSFVQSSVTELPFFASKLSSM, encoded by the exons ATGAGTGCCACTGTGAGCATGTTGAGGTCTGCTCCCAGAACAGCCGTCCGATCGTACTCATCATCATCTCAGCCGCAGCGCAAAGTCACCATTTTGGGAGCCGCCGGAGGCATAGGCCAGCCATTGTCGCTCCTCATGAAGCTCAACCCTCTCGTCTCCTCCCTCTCCCTGTACGACATAGCCGGCACTCCCGGCGTCGCTACCGACGTCAGCCACGTCAACACCCTCGCTCAGGTCTTGGGGTTCGCTGGCGAAGAGCAGCTCGGCAAAGCGCTTGAGGGATCTGACCTCGTCATCATCCCGGCCGGCGTTCCCAGAAAGCCCGGAATGACGCGCGATGATCTATTCAACATCAATGCAGGCATCGTCAAGTCTTTGAGCGCTGCCATTGCCAAGTTCTGTCCCAAT GCGTTGGTTAATATGATTAGCAATCCGGTGAATTCAACAGTCCCGATTGCGGCGGAGGTGTTCAAGAAGGCAGGGATGTTCAATGAGAAGAAGCTGTTTGGGGTGACAACGCTTGATGTCGTCAGGGCTAAAACTTTCTATGCTGGCAAAGCTAACGCTGAGGCCTCTg AAGTTGATGTTCCTGTAGTTGGTGGTCATGCTGGAACAACTATCCTTCCCTTGTTTTCTCAA GTGACCCTAAAGTCGAAGACTTTGTCGGATGAAGAGATCAAAGCTCTTACCAAGAGAACACAAGATGGAGGGACAGAGGTTGTTGAAGCAAAGGCTGGAAAAGGATCTGCTACTCTATCAATGGC CTATGCCGGGGCAATTTTCGCCGATGCTTGCTTGAAGGGTCTAAACGGGGTTCCAGATGTTGTTGAATGCTCTTTTGTGCAATCAAGTGTTACAGAATTGCCTTTCTTTGCCTCTAAG TTAAGCTCAATGTAA